The genomic stretch GCGCGTCTGATCCGAAATACCGCTGATCACGCCGATAACGTGCCCGACACCGGTGGATTGCTGCGTCAAATTGCCGATCGTCGCTTCGCTACGCTGTGTCGTGGCCCGCGCTTCTGCACCTATCCTGGCCAGAAAGCCCCATGCGATGTCGACTGTCGTAACGGAATCGTGGAGCGCGTCGGCGTCCCGAACGATCGCTTGCGCCCGTTGGCTGGCCTCCTCGACCTCCTGCCGAGCCAGTTCGATTTCCGATCCGGTGGTCCGGGCAAAGTCGTACATCGTATGCGCGGATCGTTCCAACTGCTCGACAGCGACACCTAACGCAGTGGTCACACCTGCGATGGAGGCGCGAAATTCCTGGGCAAGCGAGGTAGCCTGCGCCTTGAAGCTTTCGGCGCGCGCTTCGGCTTCACGGCGCTGGTCGCGCTCGCTCTCGAGTGCAGCCTCTGCGATTGCAAGCTGCTGGTTGAGAGCAAGGATTTCATCTTCTGCGCTTTTCTCTGAAGCCATGCCGATTGTATCGACCTCGGCCGCGTCCAGCGCAGCATCGGCTGATTGCCAGAATTTCATGTCGATCCCCGCAAGCTGTTGACGGCGTTGCCCGCTTTCGCGGGCGACTGCGTGAGGCTGTCTCAGGCCTTGCGCTCTATGCGATAGCGGAATGTTCCATCGCTATGGTCCTGTTCGAGCAGGACGTTCCCGGTCGCACGGCAGAAAGAATCGAAATCGGCGACAGAGCCGGGATCGGTAGCGGTTACTTCGAGGATTTCACCAGCAGCCAATTTCGACAGGGTCTGCTTGGTCTTGAGGATCGGCAGCGGGCAGTTGAGGCCGCTGGTATCGAGTTTATGCGTTGAATCGCTTCGCTTCCGCTTCGAATGTCCGGGCAGCGCCGGGTTGAGTTCCTCGAGGGTTTTTCTAACGGGCGGTCTTTGCCGCCGCCGCCCTCTTTGCAGGATTCTTTCTATTTTCGGTAAACAGGTATGGTGAATCTGTTCACTTCTGACGACGCAGAGAAGGGGACCAGCGCCGATTACCAGTCGATATGTGACTTCACCGCCTGATAGGCAGCTGCTGCGACCGTGTTGGCCAGGTTCAACGATCGCACCTTGTCCGAACGCATGGGCAGACCGACAAGCTGACCGCGGTGAGCCTCGACAATTTCAGCCGGGATACCCTTGGTCTCGCGCCCGAAGACGAGATAGGCGTCGCGCGGGTATTCAGGCTCGTAGAAACTGCGGTCCGCATATTCCTCGAACAGGAACATCTGGTCGCGTCGCGGGCTACGTTCGGCGATGAAAGCC from Altererythrobacter epoxidivorans encodes the following:
- a CDS encoding tRNA (cytidine(34)-2'-O)-methyltransferase, which codes for MTSIVLIQPEIPGNTGAVGRTCVALDMELILIHPLGFEIDDKRVKRSGLDYWPHIQLVEFASWEAFIAERSPRRDQMFLFEEYADRSFYEPEYPRDAYLVFGRETKGIPAEIVEAHRGQLVGLPMRSDKVRSLNLANTVAAAAYQAVKSHIDW
- a CDS encoding sulfurtransferase TusA family protein, with amino-acid sequence MVEPGQHGRSSCLSGGEVTYRLVIGAGPLLCVVRSEQIHHTCLPKIERILQRGRRRQRPPVRKTLEELNPALPGHSKRKRSDSTHKLDTSGLNCPLPILKTKQTLSKLAAGEILEVTATDPGSVADFDSFCRATGNVLLEQDHSDGTFRYRIERKA
- a CDS encoding methyl-accepting chemotaxis protein, translated to MKFWQSADAALDAAEVDTIGMASEKSAEDEILALNQQLAIAEAALESERDQRREAEARAESFKAQATSLAQEFRASIAGVTTALGVAVEQLERSAHTMYDFARTTGSEIELARQEVEEASQRAQAIVRDADALHDSVTTVDIAWGFLARIGAEARATTQRSEATIGNLTQQSTGVGHVIGVISGISDQTRILALNATIEAARSGEAGRGFAVVANEVKQLADSVQSVTREATDLIKGIHTGTKETDLAVREVTAGMSRLIDSAEAIGVEVSEQMGQAKSIQASATGGAESVEKVARRCERVTKAAHHAFELSGEIESASVHLHSVVDELENATEKFLTRLSS